aattaatatttgacaGGAAACGAGAAAAAGCCTCGCTTGAGGATGAAAAGGTGTTTCGGAAGCTACTGTACGTAGTTACGGGGGAGTGAAACGGCAACAGCGAAGGTATTATCGATTTTATCAACGGGGGCTAGGGGATTCTTTCTCACGTATGCACGGGGTGAGTCAGAAAGGGTTTGCATAGCGGCGCATCGAGAAAAGCTGTCCACTAACCTTCGGATAACTCGAGATCCAGCTCAGCAAGTTTTTCCCGCACGTCCTCCGGGAGTTTGCCGATGTCGATGTTGAACTCGGCCATCACTAGGCCATCCGCGCTGCGCCGAGATCACCAATTCTCCAGCCGTACATACCACGACCCGTCACCACTGCTCGGCCATCTTGCCTTACACTGATACGAGGGACTGCCATTAGCTGGCGACACTGTTCGTTTAGACATCTACCGGCTAAACAGTTGATCCGCAATCGGCGATTACATACATTCACTGATAACGTGTATAAATCCTATtcatgaaagaaaaataataaattgaatatcaattctatacttttataaattgttaaaaacCTCTATCGTTCCCGCTACTTTCCTTATTTGTTACATACAATCTCTTTTACGATATTTCTTTCAATAATACCTAATAATTATGTTATAAACATTGGCATAACTATATAGGATCCCTGTCCGGAGTTGGCCCTAGCTTTATTAAACACGATAAGTGTTGCTTGATCCTAATTtcatgtaataaaaatatttaattgcaCAGTATATTGCATTTCGTCCCAAATGAATATTCGAACGCATTCAAACTAGTCACGAGAATGACATCTGTTATGCGACTTTATCTTTCAAGTAGCATTCCTTTCACGTGGAACTGAACTGTAATTTTTATAGTGATCACGCGGGCTAACCTCCTAGTATCTGATagtttaatgaaatatataaatttataaatgatcATAGTTTTGTTATTTTCTGTGAGAATATGGAAATACTAGAAGATCCAACGTTTAAGACACAGTaccaaaaatataaaaatcgtGTTAAGTTATGGGAAAGCCGTTTTACAGAAAAACATGGACGTAAGCCGAATAAagtatgtataaaaataatttattatattcaggatttaaatttgatttgattAAAGGCGCCACAGAATTTTTATGTTCTAAtgacaatatttttatttaatttcactaCTTAGCGCCAGTAGTCAGTTATTTTCAGTCATATTTTATCAGAAATATGGGTAGTTTAAATCTTccttgtattttatatttgcagAATGACATTAAGGAGGctgatataaaaattaagGAATCCTACAAAATGTATTGGAAATTGAAAACACGTGCCTTAGAAGAAACTCTTATAGATATTACATTTTCTGAAGAAGTACAAGATAATGTTTTGGATAAAACTTTGACGCAAACATCAGTTGAAGAAACTAAAGAAGATAATAAACCTTTATCAGATGacaataaacaaaatttagaaaatgtatCTCAGAAAGTTACAGAAAATACAGACATAAACATTATACAAAGCACAGACaataaagatattgaaaaTGTAGATCCACACTGTCAGAATCAGGCTGCTGCTGCTACTACTACTTCATTGGTAgttaaaaatgaatgtacaAATATGAAAGGTGTGTGGGGTGATCATCTAAGTAAAAGCAATGAAATACataagaagaaagaaacattACTTGTTGGTAGATCATCTTCCTTTCAGCTatcacaaaataaatttacaagtTCTATGTTTGTGAAAAGAAATCCCAGGAAATCTTTATCAGCATCAAAAATCAAAAGTAAATTTGAGAAAAGTATGAATATTCAGACAAATGTATCTGAAGAATCTACAAATACAGAAACGCATAATGAAGATGGCATTgatgttaataaaaaattaacatcTGTATTTAATAACCCAGTGAAAGTTACTTACACAGAGTCTACGTCTGGTTCACAGTCCATTAACACAATACAGCAAGTGATTGCAGGTCACACTGTTAATAGGAACTTGAATCCAGCATGGCTAGATAGATGTGCTAAGCAAAATAATGTGGAATATTCAGCATTCGATTCACAGAGGCTTTCTGGTACAAGTGATTCTGGAATTGAATCAATGGAATCCAGTATTTATTCACCTAAAGAAAATACTCAAATGTCTGAAACATCTAAACATCCTTTAATATCAGATGAAGAAGATTTTGTTTGTAATAGCGATTCAGAGGAAACATGGAGAAATAAACGCATTAGAAACTTTAAGAAAAACTTTAGTGATCAAGAGATTCACTGCCCTAAAAGACCATGTCtggataataatataaatgttCCTACTATGCAGCAGCTACCAACTAACATGAATGTACATGCTGTGCAGTCTCTTAAAGTGTCTAATGAAGAAGTAAAATACAAAGATTTTAGCACAACTAATGTAACTGCAGATAAAGATAATGATAGGAGTGACAACACAACTATTGTGACAAATGAGGCAAATGACAATGACAAATGCATCGATGAAAACAGCGATACAGAGACAACTAATAAAAATTCGACGAATCGTCGTAAGGTGCGCAGAAGAATTAAGCATATTTCTTCCGATGATTCTGATCccgattttaatgaaaatgataaagtggaaggaaagaagaaagagaaaagctCAAAGACGAAACGAAGAAGTTCAACGAGAAAGAATAAATCTACGAAAGAACCAACTTCAAAACAAGAGAAAAACAGTACAGTTAAAACCAAAAGAACTtctagaaagaaaaagtatgTACAAAGCGATGATGATAACTTTTTAGAAAATGGTACTACAGACCTAGAAACAACTGATAAGGGCTCTGAAATATATGGAGTAGAAACGTTACAAGCTGTTCCAcgattttcaataaatatgtCTAATCAAGGGGATCTGATCGAACAGTGTACCAAATCTGTTTCTTCAACAGCTACTAATTCGACTAAGTCTGTTGCACTTCCTAAATcgaaaggaaaattaacagacaaagaaaaattagaaaaaaagataGCGGATGGGAATGTAAACGAGAACTTTGTTagaattaatttgaaaaagaaaatatttgtacgTGGCCATAAACATTTCAACTTTTCGAAATACAAGAAAAATCAGtggaaacaaagaaaaaaagatcTTCAGTCTAGTGAAAATAGCTTAGTGGTAGCTGACTATCTTGAGAAGAAAGGCGTTTCGAATTGCTTTAAATGCGGAGAAGTGGGTCATTTTTCCCGAAACTGTCCAAATAGCAATACCGACGATTTGATACCATTAGGAGAAATAGACGATGGTTCTGAATTCCTAACTTTGGAAGAAGCACAAGAAATGGCTAGTCAAAATGCAGTTATTGCGCATGCTAATAGAATTGACCGTTTACCAGAGAAACCGTCTTATTCTTCTAAAGCAGAAGCTGAACATGAAGgaaaggaaatagaaaagTCGGACAATGATGATTTATGGGAACCTATTGAAAACGAAGTAAGCCAATATACATCGACATTCTTCTAATTACACATTTGTTATTCTCTatttacttaaatttttagGAACTTCTATGTGGACATAAAATACCTGATGAATTGGTAACAAAATTATTGCCTCCAATAATTGGCACAGTACAGCCATTGTACAAGCTTAAAGAAGATCAATCGTGTATAGGTAAGAAACTTAACATTAAGATATATTTATCACTTAATTGATACATCAACGGTATATTGTAATTACAGAAACGCCAGCAGATGTTTTTGAAACACTAGAGAAATTCGGACATAAAAGTTTTAAACCTGGACAAGAAAAAGCAATAATGAGAATACTTTCCGGTCAATCGACTTTAGTGACTTTATCCACTGGCTCTGGAAAATCTTTATGTTATCAGTTACCTGCGTATCTTTATTCGAAATATTCTAATTGTATTACTTTAGTAATATCACCGTTGGTGTCTTTGATGGATGATCAAGTAACAGGCGTACCGTCCTTCTTATCTGCAGCATGTCTGCATACAAATCAAACAGAGAAAGTAAGAAATAACGTTATGCAAATGGTGAAGCAAGGAAAATTGAACATTTTACTAATCTCTCCAGAAGCCGTAGTCGCTGGAGAAAAGTCGACAGGTTTTGGTGCCCTGTTAAGGCAACTTCCACCAATTGCTTTCGCGTGTATAGACGAAGCTCATTGTATTTCACAGTGGTCTCATAATTTCCGTCCGTCATATCTTATGGTTTGTAGAGTTCTTAAAGAAAAAATGGGTGTTAAAACAGTATTAGCTCTCACTGCAACTGCAACAAAAACTACTACAGAGAGCATAGTAAATCATCTAGGGCTACACGATGGAATGGCAGGTGTTATATCTGATATTCCAATGCCGAGAAATCTAATGTTAACTGTTTCCCGAGATGAACACAGAGATCGTGCTTTAATTGAACTGTTACAAAGCGAAAGATTCAAACAATGTAATTCGATTATCGTTTACTGTACTCGACGGGAAGAATGTGTGAGAATTGCTGGGCTCCTAAGGGTTTCTTTACAGGTATTATTTTGTCATTAGACATAAATtagcattattattattattttattatgatCGTTTACTTTTTAATAGGACGCGAATAATTTTACCAAGCCTAACAGCAAGTTGTCTCCCATTGCTGAAGCATACCATGCTGGTTTACCAGCTTCCCGTAGAAAGACGGTGCAAAAAGCTTTTATGAATGGACAAATTAGAATTGTTGTAGCTACTGTTGCTTTTGGTATGGGTATTAACAAATCGGATATTCGTGCTATTATTCATTATAATATGCCTGGAACCTTTGAAAACTACGTTCAAGAAGTTGGAAGAGCTGGCCGGGATGGACAAATAGCACATTGTCATATGTTTTTACATCCAAAGGtactttcaaatttattttccatacatatgtattaaaaatctaatttgtatttaatacattatttttcattgcaGGAGGATGGTGATAAATGGGAATTACGCCGACATATTTATGCAAATGGAGTAGACAGGCATTCGATTAGACGTTTACTTCAAAAAGTTTTTGTCCCGTGTTCGTGTGCAAAGATACAAGCGAAAGATAGAAATTATAGGTGTCCGGGTCACGAGGTTGCTATACCCGTCGATGAAACGGTTATTGCTCTTGATATTTCGGCGGAAATAATTTCAACGCTATTATGTTATCTCGAATTACATCCTAAACGATTTATTACCGTTCTATCATCCGTCTACGTCAGAGCTAGGGTTTCAAGCTACGGTGGTCCTCAAGCGTTAAAACAAGCTGCACAATCTGTGAGCATCTGTAACACGTGTTTCTAAATGTAAATTactttgatgacataaaaaagaaattgattcATTTTTCAGTCACCACCACTGGCAATGGCAATAGCACTCGACTTACAAAAAGGCGTTTCTCATGATAATAGTAGCGTTATTGAGTTTCCCGTTGTAGACGTAGCGTCTGCTATCGGATGGGATAGCGGTGTAGTAAAAAGTCATCTGAAAAATTTAGAATGGAAAACAGGTTTGTTCGAGGGAACAAGATTTCTAAAGATACCCTtcgtaatattaaaatatctcGCTTTTCTTTCAGTTAATGGAGCTTCAAAGCGGTCTAATATATCGGTACGGTATGATACACTTGGCTTAAGGGTAAAAGCTCCGGGAGATCTAACAGATGAAGAGCTAGATGAAGCACTTGAGACATTAGTTGATCGTGCTCGTTTCCAAGAAACTGCAGCTTTACAACAGCTTGAAACAATTAGCGCAACGCTTCATAAACTTAGCATGCCATCGGTCAAAAAGTGTCTAGAATTGAACGATGAAATAACCAATAAATCTAACGAGTTAAAAGACATTATTCGAAATTACTTTGAGGGAAAAATTCTAGTGGATATCGATTCCGTTCAACAAGTATATATTATGATTTCAAATATTGGTACATATCAATTCTATAAGCGTGTGTTATACAGtctttgtatttttgtttcagaCTAAAGTAGAAAATGATGCACAAATAGTCTCGGACGTACGGAACTTAATTGTAAGTTATCGAGACAATAACTTTACTGGACGTGCAATTGCTCGCATTTTTCACGGTATACAAAGTCCGAATTATCCTGCCTATGCTTGGAATAAGTGCCGCTTTTGGAGAGCTCATCTTTCATGCAATTTCAATGCTTTGTGCCAAATTGCAACGAAAGAAATTTTAGCTCTGCGTTAAGGTaggtatttttaatatttaaaaaaaaaagtttttgtGAACTTCAGTTTGTTATAACAACATATTTTAAACGTCACAAATACGCGAATACTATGTGATgctttttgttttaaatactTTAACTGAAACGTAGGGTTCTAATAATACTGGACAAATGTTTATcgaatcattttattttaaaaagcatAAAAAATGTAAGATCGGGTAACACTTTATTGCTTCGACAACAAGTGCCTGAGTTCACTTAGTTAtaatatgtaaaatatttaaccGCGTATATCAAAATAGAGTAActtatttttttacatttataaaataaattgtaatacaAATACTTCAATAAAGTTGATGCCATAATTATTTCCTTCCGTCATTATGCTAATTTTCACGCGTaacaattatgaaatttatatcGTTACATTATTATTGTTAGTAATACACATTCCccgatataaaaattttttcctGCACCATTGCTACTCTTAATTTGTTCCATTTACGTTAGTAAATTGGATTAGGCgtagaataataaaatctaaacGAATAGAAGTCACAAATATCTTTTGTTACTTCCATAATActaaaatacatttaatacgATATGTTCTCTTTGAAGCAGCGTTAAACGCTGCTCGATCTGTGACACGTGTTTCCATGGTgtttagaataaaaaaataatatacatactTTCAATGGCAAGGTTTTCACGTTACAGCCCTCTTCATATAATTACACTGTCGCAAAAATTTGTGCATACGTATTTGTTGCATTTTCCCAACGCGGTCCATGCACGTTTCATTCTGGCACAGGGCGCAAAATTCCGATGATATCGCATGAAATGGTGAACGAAAGTAAACGCTAGCATTTTTCAATGCCTTATTTTTACGGTGAGCCCATACGTGCAACGATACTTCGAATATCATTAACACGGGCAAAAACCATCGGAAACATAAAACGGCGAGGAAAAACAGGCAAACTGGATTTATTTGTCCAAAAGAGGCTCCAACGGGGACAGGTTCTAGTTCCATTAGATTTTCGCTTTTCTTTAGAGAACCGTCCTTGGTTGATAAAGtttccttcacctctttaggGATCTAAAGAATTCTTATTTATCACGTATTCGATTACATACATATTAATATTggaatttcataaataatatatagAAATTACTACCTGAAAGCGTATCTTTCGATTCTTAGTCATTTCAAATCCTATCACGTTGATCTCTGGCTCTCCCGTTTCAGCATTGTTTACCGAACTAAGAAGCCGCTGTATCTCACAGTCGGAAGCTGGAACATTAATACTCTCTCCAGTTTCCTCGTCGACGAAAGTTCGGTCCATTTCTTCGTCAATATTTcagtataaaaaaatacgtgcaGACACGTATTTCCCGTGGTCTCGTATTTGGAAAGGAAAACAGAGTTTAATGTATTCGAACGTATGGCCGGGTCCTTGGGGTCACTTCCCGGATACTCTGGCTGTGCACGCGGCTTTTATTATAACGATTAGAAACCTTGTTCAACAGGATTTTCTGGAACAGGGTAAACGATCATCTATTATTATCCGTCTAATCAACtgcttttattttactttcaatCGATCCACTAATATTTCACTTTCATTACGATCAAGGCGAACAAAGAGGAAATAAAACAGCGAGGTTCACTTTTGCATCAAATTAATTACTGACCGTGAATCAGacattaaaaaacaaaacgaTAATACACGGTTgcaatagaaatttttaaaagcaCTATAcccattgaaattttaaatgtacCATTGTGTTCCTGGATATTAACTATTAAGTAGATGCTAAATGGTCAAAAGAGTTATACATGGATGTCGGAGTGACCGTTTGATCcatattaatttcaaaattattttttcttagaTCCTCCGGATTCGATCAGGTGAATACGATTGATCGCGTGCATTTGTATTCTTCATTTCCCATCGCGCTTGATGACTTAATACGAATAAATACCGAACATAAGTCACTTAGGTAATAAAGGTTAAAAGAGAAACCACGTCACATTGCACGCGTGAAATTTTGAACATCGCAAAGTATCAACGATGATTTTCGATAGATTAATCCTTTATAAGGCGGGAGGTGAACGgttgaatttaaattacaatagCGGTAAACTACAATTGAAATTTCAGGAAACTAACCAAATTATAGAAATACATTTAACTTAATTATGAGTCTAAACTGTCGCAACTATTATCATATGTAACATCTTCGAAACTGTCGCAACTATTATTATAGGTAACATCTTGGAAACAGTCACACCATGTGCAACATCTCCTACAAGCTTGGGCGATAACTGTACAAATGTATTCGAGTGCACAGCACATGATATAATATACGTTTTCAAGCagctatttttatttaatcgaTTGAAGTTTTATTATaacaaattttgttttcttttatacaTACAGTGGATGGAAAAAGGTATTAAGACTAAAGAACGCCTCATGCCTCTCACAGCTTCACGTTTTTCCCCCAAGGACTAATTATCAAATATGATCTTATGCAATCGCGAAAAAAAATTAGACATCATTCTCGAGGCAGGATTATAACGCTTACGAGTTAAGTTTTTCGCAAGATTCGAATCGAGTCCTTAATTTCGTTTAATGGCGCCGCTGCGAATTCTGTCTAATTAACCGGTAACGAGAAATATAATTGCTCACGCCTTGGCGGAAAAATGGAATTCAAATTTACGCGTCACATTTTAAAGAGcacttaataaaataattaattgtaagaaaaattgttagCGAAATGAAAgtgttttaataatataactgaataaaaatattgaatgctTTCGCTAAGAATATTCCagatattaaataaagaatGGATGTCCGACTCCCATCGCTAGGTTATAATTACGTCAAGATTGACTCGCTACGTAATCGAAGCTTACAAGCGATTTGTACACGAACTCTTACAACAGTTTTACAAAACAATGTTGTATTGATGTAGGAAAAGAGCCTGattgtatataatattatGGAAATTGAAAGTCATTACCATAATTTGTACGGTTCCGCTATATATTATTAAGTTGTACGTAAAATAAGTTTCGGAATAGCAATACTATCAAATTATTGTCACaacaattattaaaacatatagaagttaaaataaataatcaattaaaaaaatgataagaaACATAATTAAGAAGGAAATCTATATAAATATGTGTTGCATTTATTGACAAAAATTGATTGAAGGataataatactaattatGTTTATAATCCTCACAGAATAGGAAGAAATTTTATAagattaattacaaaattaatttttgatgaTGTAACATTTAATTTCCCAGTAGTTTAGTcagaaaatacaaatttaaaattgtcaATCGTTCACCTCGTAGATTGTTCTTATACGTACATTAAAATAAAGATTCGATTTATAGGTTAATATTCTATAGTATATGGTAACAATGAAATGATAATTCgtgtgtaaaaataaaatttaatagcATGTACTTACGCATGTTGAAAGGAGTGTAAATACGTTCGCTGATAAAAACGTAATTAACTTGCTTGTATTAAGATTCGAGTTACACACTGGGAATATCACGTCTTTGCGTTAAGTGGATTCACATCTGAACAGAATATCAGATTAAAAATTGCGTGGAAAACACTGTATTGGCCATAAAATATAACATATTGCAACGATCAGGCCGAGAACGACCACACAACTCTTCCCGCAACTGTGTTTGGACTGAGGTGTGTCGAATGAGTACGAACACATCTATATAGAACGTactacaattatttttttcatagaaactgttcttaaggtgatgcgagcgtcgaggccgaacttcgaattccccgtcggtaaaacagtcaacgtttcatcgaaaattaggccgaacagaaTCTGATTTAAGCGCCATCTCAATTATCGCATGCTATACTACGTCACCTTCCGCATACACCTACATAAATGACACATATGTAtatgctacgatagctatatgtataagtacataattaaacaatactgaccatccattcattattattaattttcgttCCGTAAAATTGTAGTTGCAATGTGATACACTTCAGAATCTGAAAGGCATAGTtcctgaaaaatatgtaacagagattaaatagaaaaaaaagcatAAATTTCGCAATCAATTCACTTGTATTATTTgctgtataattaataaatatatcatagaaataatgatacagttattaattagtcatcaaataataacgattgcccAGTTCTCACCACAAGGAGGTTGCTGTGGTATGGAGACCCGCCCTACCTCATCCCATCCATcctccatttatgcaaatttttactttcattcaATAATGAATTCCTCTCGAAAATtgttataagaaaaatatttgttagtCAACGTAGCGAATTTCTATCAAATGAAAAGCAGAAATTATGTGTTCTGTGGACAAGAGCGAAATCTGGCGTCTGACCAGAGTCATGGATAAAGTCATGGCCTTTCCAATGTATAACGTCTCTGCTTGAAATATCTTCGCCAGGGTTGATTTCTTTCTACCATTGCGTATCAAACAACTTCGttctttctaaattccatattttatgattttctttttattttatttttaaccgacttcgaaaagaagGAGGTAATTAGTCATTTGTAATTAGTCAAAAATCATACAAGTTTCTTTTTCAGGAACTATAAAATTACTATAGTTATACGTTCTATATGGTAATATTGCAATCCCGAGAATACTTTTCTGAATTTAAACTATTGTttcccaattaaaaaatatataaatgtttTTATCGTAGCTCTTAGCTTGATATCGCTTTCTAAAAGTCATCTTTAGAAAACGATATCAATTACCAGGTCACACCACATGGAGGTGGCTACGTTAGTGACCCACCCTAAAATCATAAGAACGTGAAACCATTCAAAACatacaacataaaataaaaatttaaacaatacaatcttgaaatagaaaataaaattaaaatcctaatatcagaaacaattgagaaaataataataatttaacaataaaatgctgaaatagaaaatataattaacatcataatttcagcaccaattaacaaaataacaattgaacaacaaaatgctgtaatagaaaagatgattattatatacatgaggagaataatttcctgaaataaaatagtgacctccctaaaatcacaaaacccctcaaaacaaacaacataaaactttcaacaataaaatgctgaaatagaaaatataatcaacatcataatttcagtaacaattaacaaaataacaattaaacaacaaaatgctgtaatagaaaagatgattattatatacatgaggagaataatttcctgaaataaaatagtgacctccctgaaatcacaaaacccctcaaaacaaacaacataaaactttcaacaataaaatgctgaaatagaaaatataattaacatcataatttcagtaacaattaacaaaataacaattgaacaacaaaatgctgtaatagaaaagatgattattatatacatgaggagaataatttcctgaaataaaatagtgacctccctgaaatcacaaaacccctcaaaacaaacaacataaaactttcaacaataaaatgctgaaatagaaaatataattaacatcataatttcagtaacaattaacaaaataacaattgaacaacaaaatgctgtaatagaaaagatgattattatatacatgaggagaataatttcctgaaataaaatagtgacctccctaaaattacaaaaacccccaaaacaaacaaaataacaattcaacaatgaaatgctgaaatagaaaatataattaacatcataatttcagtaacaattaacaaaataaaaattcaacaataaaatgctgaaatagaaaatataattaacatcataacttcgattacaattgaaatgaaaaatgcagagaacagaaaatataattaccatTACAATCTCagagatatttaataaaatgagaaCTCACCCAGGctatgttttaaataaattgaacctATTTAAAATGAGAACATGAAATATAATAGATGGGCAAAtcaataagaaaagaataatttatttcaataaagtaataaagaaaaaagaaatagaggAAATAAAATCGCGAGTTGACCATTCAACGAGCTGGCTATTGAACTCATAAAATTTCGAGTTCAATATGTTCTCGACGATATGTGCAAAAGGatcatacaaaaaaaaactaaaaaatgaaaaaacaaattagcGAGCATAGTGACAGAATGACTGTCCATCCAAAGATGGAGAGccattagtagttcccctcttcTGGGCAAATTTTGCCGGGGCTCTTCAGCGTatagcctcttctttcttcggcaATAGCCTCACAAAAATCACTCGCGAAAATTTTACGTTTGCTCAGACATTTGTAAAAACGTAACACGTAAACGAGCAACGATCCCTTGAATCGCTATCCGCATACCTGcacaatttttgcaaatgtcCAAGCACAAAccactttttaatttcacttcacttcactgcACTTTCACTTTTATACTTCATTTTTGTAATCGGGTCTAGTACCACGACTACGACTTACAAACTAATAAGGCTTGgccttgaaaaaatcaagagagaatgctaaattaattaattgataaattaattaaattgcattttcatCTTTTCTCTTGATTTTTGGTTTCCCAACCCCAGATACAAGCTTCTCACGTATTAGAGGAGAATACGAAGAGAAACATGAAAGCTTGCTCTGGCCCTGCCTACTTATAAACTAAACTCAATCACACCAGAAGTAAACTACCTGCCTGCCTatcgctatatttaaaaaagggcaaaaatcattctcacaaaaattcactCCACGGTTCTCATACAACCACCCGGGTGCAAAAATGCCTACACCtagggagaacgtcccgggacgcctccgacaCCCGAGTTCAATTCAACTTTCACACTCTAATAAAATCATACCTTTTTGCTGAAATCGACTGACAAATAATAGTGAACATTATGCTAAAGtaatacatttcattttcgtattctattgaattatctaatgtaaaaatttttcaatttattcttgaTAAGTATTTTGTAATGTGATAGTAAGTTAAGATTGTTAATAAACGGTACAAATCCCACATCCtaaccacacacacacatgtgGAACTTGTATCGTGGTTCACTATTGGTTCACTACTTTTGTCAGTCGCCAAAATGTATTACACTTAAAACTAAACCTTATCCACCGCCCTCCACCCACGCGAGTACATCTAAGTACCCGAATGAGCTTTGGGCATAAAATGAACAAGGCCAAAGGTATTTTCACCTACCAGTTTTCTTCATGTGTGCTGAAATGCCTAAGCTAAAACGTATAATTAGCAAAAACTAAAGATGATATTCTCACTTTATTAACAGTAAGAATATCGGCGAAATTTCACGGCTTCGATTTAGTA
This region of Osmia bicornis bicornis chromosome 5, iOsmBic2.1, whole genome shotgun sequence genomic DNA includes:
- the LOC114876545 gene encoding uncharacterized protein LOC114876545 codes for the protein MDRTFVDEETGESINVPASDCEIQRLLSSVNNAETGEPEINVIGFEMTKNRKIRFQIPKEVKETLSTKDGSLKKSENLMELEPVPVGASFGQINPVCLFFLAVLCFRWFLPVLMIFEVSLHVWAHRKNKALKNASVYFRSPFHAISSEFCALCQNETCMDRVGKMQQIRMHKFLRQCNYMKRAVT